Proteins encoded together in one Stigmatella aurantiaca window:
- the add gene encoding adenosine deaminase, translating to MASIRDDELPNATGIPSAARRTDISPPPTLEVTEELLHALPKTDLHCHLDGSMRLRTILELAEQQKVKLLADTEDGLAKAIHMGEVCKSLEEYLVAFDVTLSVLQTAEALYRAAYELAVDAAAENVRYLEVRYSPALHLQKGLKMTTVIDSVLEGLRTAKRETGIKYGVIVCGIRHINPQTSMRLAELSVAYKNRGVIGFDLAGAEASFPAKDHKDAFQLILKNNVNCTAHAGEAFGPESISQAIHYLGAHRIGHGTRLREDGDLLNYVNDHRIPLEVCPTSNVQTGAVSSLAAHPLKFYFDYGLRVTINTDNRLITDTTVTKELWVAHKELGLSLEDLATILVSGFKSAFLPFREKQDLLRSVNQEIATTLAAFETRPKMVRQPA from the coding sequence AACGCCACGGGCATTCCTTCGGCCGCACGGCGCACCGATATCTCCCCACCTCCCACGCTGGAGGTCACCGAGGAGCTGCTCCACGCGCTGCCCAAGACGGACCTGCACTGCCACCTCGATGGATCCATGCGGTTGAGGACCATCCTGGAACTGGCCGAGCAGCAGAAGGTAAAGCTGCTGGCGGACACCGAGGACGGCCTGGCCAAGGCCATCCACATGGGGGAGGTGTGCAAGAGCCTCGAAGAGTACCTCGTGGCCTTCGATGTCACCCTGTCCGTGCTGCAGACTGCGGAGGCGCTCTACCGCGCCGCCTACGAGCTGGCGGTGGACGCGGCGGCCGAGAACGTGCGCTACCTGGAGGTGCGCTACTCGCCCGCGCTGCACCTGCAGAAGGGGCTGAAGATGACCACGGTCATCGACTCGGTGCTCGAAGGGCTGCGCACGGCCAAGCGGGAGACGGGCATCAAGTACGGCGTCATCGTCTGCGGCATCCGTCACATCAACCCGCAGACGTCCATGCGGCTGGCGGAGCTGAGCGTCGCCTACAAGAACCGGGGCGTCATCGGCTTCGACCTGGCCGGCGCCGAGGCGAGCTTCCCCGCCAAGGACCACAAGGACGCCTTCCAGCTCATCCTCAAGAACAACGTCAACTGCACCGCGCACGCCGGTGAGGCGTTCGGTCCCGAGTCCATCTCCCAGGCCATCCACTACCTGGGCGCGCACCGCATTGGCCATGGCACGCGGCTGCGCGAGGACGGCGACCTGCTCAACTACGTGAATGACCACCGCATCCCGCTGGAGGTCTGCCCCACGTCCAACGTGCAGACCGGGGCGGTGTCGAGCCTCGCGGCGCACCCGCTGAAGTTCTACTTCGACTACGGCCTGCGGGTGACCATCAACACCGACAACCGGCTCATCACCGACACCACCGTGACGAAGGAGCTGTGGGTCGCGCACAAGGAGCTGGGGCTGTCGCTGGAGGACCTCGCCACCATCCTCGTCTCCGGCTTCAAGAGCGCCTTCCTGCCGTTCCGGGAGAAGCAGGACCTGCTGCGCAGCGTGAACCAGGAGATCGCCACCACGCTGGCCGCGTTCGAGACCCGGCCGAAGATGGTGCGTCAGCCCGCCTGA
- a CDS encoding SDR family NAD(P)-dependent oxidoreductase, translating to MDLELAGKVVLVTGGSEGLGAAVCGRLVQEGARVALCARNAQRLEATAAALRAQGGDVLALPTDVTQPESLERFIGAAHARWGRVDALVNNAGSAASGPFSALSDAQWEEDLQLKLFAAVRAARLTVPHLRAAGGGAILNVLSIRAKAPGAQSMPSSVTRAAGMALMKALSKELGPDRIRVNAVLVGMIESGQWARRAEASGKPPEALYAQMSRDAGVPLGRIGRAEEFADAVAFLISPRASYISGTALNVDGGLSPVV from the coding sequence ATGGACCTGGAACTCGCCGGGAAGGTGGTGCTCGTCACGGGCGGCTCCGAGGGGTTGGGGGCCGCCGTGTGCGGCCGGCTCGTCCAGGAGGGGGCCCGGGTGGCGCTGTGTGCCCGGAACGCGCAGCGGCTGGAGGCCACCGCCGCGGCCTTGCGCGCCCAGGGCGGCGACGTGCTGGCCCTGCCCACGGACGTGACTCAACCCGAATCGCTGGAGCGCTTCATCGGGGCGGCCCACGCGCGCTGGGGGCGGGTGGATGCGCTGGTGAACAACGCGGGCTCCGCCGCGTCGGGTCCCTTCAGCGCCCTGAGCGATGCCCAGTGGGAGGAGGATCTCCAGCTCAAGCTGTTCGCCGCGGTGAGGGCCGCCCGGCTGACCGTGCCGCACCTTCGCGCGGCCGGGGGCGGGGCCATCCTCAACGTGCTGTCCATCCGGGCCAAGGCCCCAGGCGCCCAGTCCATGCCCTCGTCGGTGACGCGCGCGGCGGGCATGGCGCTCATGAAGGCCCTCTCCAAGGAGCTGGGGCCCGACCGGATCCGCGTGAACGCGGTGCTCGTGGGAATGATCGAGAGCGGCCAGTGGGCCCGCCGCGCCGAGGCCTCTGGGAAGCCTCCGGAGGCGCTGTACGCCCAGATGAGCCGGGACGCGGGGGTTCCCCTGGGCCGCATCGGACGGGCCGAGGAGTTCGCCGACGCGGTGGCGTTTCTCATCTCCCCCCGGGCGTCCTACATCAGTGGGACGGCCCTCAACGTGGACGGCGGCCTGTCCCCGGTGGTCTGA
- the mltA gene encoding murein transglycosylase A — protein sequence MRLSHALGWAACLLLATACSRAARAPITRPEEALVPLSRPLELSDDGDAESLRTAISQSLTWLRAQPAGKGFVFGPRTVTAGEMRDALERLSARVTPGLTPAELTRRVLEDFEWMEAAGGEDGTVLFTGYYEPLIDASLSPTGEYATPIHGPPADLLEISLEPFAERFKAERLFGRLDGRRVVPYWTRSEIRGGKLGNQKLELAWAKDPVALFFLEVQGSGILRLPDGTERRVGYAASNGRPYRSIGALLIQEGAIPRETMSMQALRGWLALNPAQCHRVLDHNESYVFFRFLEGAAVGSLGRPVTPGRSIATDARLFPRGALAYIRTERPVARAGGQVAWQPLSRFVLNQDTGGAIRGAGRVDVFWGRGADAELAAGLMKQKGRLLFLVPRAPRTP from the coding sequence ATGCGATTGTCTCATGCCCTCGGGTGGGCCGCGTGCCTGCTGCTCGCCACCGCGTGCTCCCGCGCGGCCCGGGCCCCCATCACCCGCCCTGAAGAGGCGCTCGTCCCCCTCTCGCGTCCCCTGGAGCTGAGCGACGATGGCGATGCCGAGTCGCTCCGGACGGCGATCTCCCAGAGCCTGACCTGGCTCCGCGCCCAGCCCGCCGGCAAGGGCTTCGTCTTCGGACCGCGCACCGTCACTGCCGGTGAGATGCGGGATGCCCTGGAGCGGTTGAGCGCCCGCGTCACCCCAGGCCTGACGCCCGCGGAGCTCACCCGGCGCGTGCTCGAAGACTTCGAGTGGATGGAGGCCGCGGGCGGAGAGGACGGCACGGTGCTCTTCACGGGCTATTACGAGCCCCTGATCGACGCGAGCCTGAGCCCCACGGGCGAGTACGCCACGCCCATCCACGGCCCCCCGGCTGACTTGCTGGAGATTTCGCTCGAACCGTTCGCCGAGCGGTTCAAGGCGGAGCGCCTCTTCGGACGGCTCGACGGGCGGCGGGTGGTCCCCTACTGGACCCGGTCGGAGATTCGCGGCGGCAAGCTGGGGAACCAGAAGCTGGAGCTGGCCTGGGCGAAGGATCCCGTGGCGCTCTTCTTCCTGGAGGTCCAGGGCAGCGGCATCCTGCGGCTGCCAGATGGGACGGAGCGGCGCGTCGGCTATGCCGCCTCCAATGGACGGCCCTACCGGAGCATCGGCGCCCTCCTCATCCAGGAGGGCGCCATTCCCCGCGAGACCATGTCGATGCAGGCCCTGCGCGGCTGGCTGGCCCTGAACCCGGCCCAGTGCCACCGGGTGCTCGACCACAACGAGTCCTACGTGTTCTTCCGCTTCCTGGAGGGCGCCGCGGTGGGCTCGCTCGGGCGGCCGGTGACGCCGGGCCGGTCCATCGCCACGGATGCACGGCTGTTCCCCCGCGGCGCGCTGGCCTACATCCGGACCGAGCGGCCCGTGGCCAGGGCGGGCGGCCAGGTGGCATGGCAGCCCTTGTCCCGGTTCGTCCTCAACCAGGACACGGGCGGTGCCATCCGGGGCGCGGGGCGGGTGGACGTCTTCTGGGGCCGGGGGGCCGATGCGGAGCTGGCCGCGGGCCTGATGAAGCAAAAGGGACGGCTGCTCTTCCTCGTTCCCAGGGCCCCGCGGACGCCTTAG